TGCAGGCGGGCTCTCGGAGGCCTGGCGCGGCATGCAGGATACGCACGAGTTCTTCGGCCTTCTGAACAAGTTCGGCGTGGAGCGGCAGCAGAGCTTTCGCCTCACCGAGGGCGAGTTCACGCAGCGCGCGGAAACATCCGCGGTGCGCGAGCTGCTGCACGAAGCTTCATTCGACGGCACGCCCATCATGGTGTTCGTCGGCAGCCCCGGCTGCATCCAGATCCACTCGGGCCCCGTCGTCCGCATCGAGCCGATGGAGATGCACGGCATGCGCTGGCTCAACGTGCTCGACCCCGGCTTCAACCTGCACCTGCGCGAAGACCGCATCGCGAGCGTCTGGATCGTCGAGAAGCCGACCAGCGACGGCATCGTGACTTCGGTCGAAGCCTTCGACGGCGAGGGCGAACTGATGGCGATGTTCTTCGGCGCGCGCAAGCCGGGCGTTCCCGAGCGCGAGGAATGGCGCCACATCGTGCGCAAGCTCTCGCGCCTGGCCACGTCCGGAGCGCAGGTGCAATGAGCACCGCACTGAACGTCGTCGAGATCAAGGCCTTCGTTCCGGCGAAGGACTTCGCGCTCTCCTGCGACTTCTACCGGGACCTGGGTTTCACGATGGCGTCGAACGAAGACGGCATCGCCTACTTCCTGCACGGCAACAGCAGCTTCCTGCTGCAGCAGTTCTACGTGCAGAGCCATGCCGAGAATTTCATGATGCACCTGCTGGTCGACGACGCGCATGCGTGGTGGGCCCACGTACAGGCACAGCGGCTGGCCGAGCGCTACGGCATCAGCACCACGCCGCCCGGCGAGCGCCCGTGGGGCATGGTCGATTTCACCCTGGCCGACCCGAGCGGCGTGCTCTGGCGCATCGCGCACAACATTCCCCGGCGCGGCTGATCCGCGCCTTCATCTTTTGCCGGCTGTGACCTCATGACCGATCACCACGACTCCCTTCTTCTTCCATCGGCACGCCGCCGCGATGTGCTGCGCGTTCTTTCCGCGTCGGCACTCGGCGCGGCCGCATGGCCCGCGTTCGCGCAGGACAAGCGCCTGCCGCGGCTGGTGACGGTCAGCGGCGCGATCACCGAGGTGGTCTACATCCTCGGCGCCGAAGGCCAGCTGGTGGGCACCGACACCACCAGCCTCTATCCCGCCGCCGCGCGCGGCACGCCCAAGGTGGGCTACATGCGCCAACTCTCCGCCGAGGGGCTGCTTTCGCTGAAGCCCGACGCGATCATCGCCACCAACGAATCGGGTCCGACCGTGGTGCTCGACCAGATCCGCACGGCCGGCGTGAAGGTCGAGATCATCGAAGCCGACCACACCTGGGGCGAAGTACAGCGCAAGGTGCAGGCCGTTGGCCGCGCCGCCGCCAAGGAAGCGCAGGCGCGCGAACTGCAGGGCCGGCTCGATGCGGAATGGGCCCAGGTGCAGCAGCGCGTCGGCGCGGCGAAGGGCCGCAAGCCCAAGGTGCTGTTCGTGCTCTCGCACAGCGCGAGCCCGCAGGTTTCGGGCGAGAAGACGGCGGCGCATTCGGTGATCGGCTATGCGGGTGGCGTCAACGCGTTGGGCGGCTTCCACGGCTACCGGCCGATGACGGCCGAGGCGATGGCGAGCGCCGCGCCCGACATCATCCTCACGAGCACGCAGAGCATCGAGGCGCACGGCGGCATCGACAGGTTCTGGGAACGGCCTGAACTCGCGCTCACACCGGCCTACAAGAAGCGCGCTCTCATCACGCAGGATGCCTTGCTGCTTCTGGGCTTCGGCCCGCGCCTGCCGGCTGCCATCGGCGAGCTGCACGACAAGTTCCAGGCCGCACTGGCATGAGCCAACGCTTGGGGGCGCGTGCCGTGCTGGGCGGCAGCGCGGTGCTGCTTGTCGCGGCCTTTGCGGTGGGGGCCGTGTCGGGCGCCTACGCCATCAGTCTTTCGCAGCTCTGGAACGTGCTGACTTCATTGGGGCAGGGCGGCAGCAACCAGTCGCCCGAGCACCTCGTGTTTCTCAACATCCGGCTGCCGCGCCTCGTCCTCGGCGTGGCGGCGGGCGCGGGGCTCGGCATGGCGGGCACGCTGATGCAGGGGCTCTTTCGCAATCCGCTGGCGGACCCGGGGCTCATCGGCATCAGCAGCGGTGCGGCGCTGGCGGCCGGCATCACCATCGTGCTGGGCGCGTGGTTCTGGCCGGTGCTGCCGCGCACGCTGGGCAGCTGGACGCTGGTGGTCATGGCTTTCGGCGGCGGCTTTCTCGTGACGCTCCTGATCTACGGGCTCTCGCGCAGCGAGGGTGGCACGCGCATGGCGCTGATGCTGCTCGCGGGTATCGCGATCAATGCGCTTGCAGGCGCAGGGCTCGGCCTGCTGAGCGTGATGGCAACCGACGAGCAGCTGCGCAGCCTGCAGTTCTGGCTGCTGGGGAGCTTGGGCGGGGCGCGGTGGAGCGCGGTCATCCTGGTGTGCGTCGCGGTGTTTCTCTCGTGCTGGGCTGCGGCCTCGCTCGCATCGCCGTTGAATGCCATCGCGCTCGGCGAGGCGCAGGCGGCGCTGCTGGGCGTGGACGTCGAGCGCACCAAGCGGCGCGCCATCGTCATCACCGCGGTGGCCGTGGGGGCGGTGACGGCCACGACCGGGATCATCGGTTTCATCGGGCTGATCGCACCGCACTGGGTGCGCATGGTGGCGGGACCCGATCACCGCATCGTGCTGCCGGCCTCGGCGCTGCTGGGGGCTGCGCTGGTGCTCGCGGCCGACACGGTGGCGCGCACGGTGATGGCACCTGCGGAGCTGCCGCTGGGCGTGCTCACCGCCTTCATCGGGGTGCCGATGTTCCTGTTGATGCTGCGGCATTTCCGGGGGCGCATATGACGGCGGAGGGTATGACGGCAGGGATGGGCGCGCTGTCGTGCGCGGGCGTCGAGGTGCGCATCGGTGCGAAGACCTTGCTGGCGAATGCCTCCGTCGAACTGGCACCGGGCCGCGTGACCGCGATCCTCGGACCGAACGGTGCGGGCAAGTCGACGCTGCTGTCGGTGCTGTCCGGCCAGCGCGAACCGACGCGGGGCAGGACGAAGCTCGACGGCCGGCCGCTCGCGGACCACGGCATGCCGACGCTGGCGCTGCGTCGCGCGTTGATGCCGCAGGAAAGCGCGGTCGCCTTCGACTTCACCGCGCACGACATCGTCGCGCTGGGGCGCTACCCGCATCGCCGGGCGCCTGATCGCGACGAGGACGGGATCATTGCCGAGGCGATGGCGCTGACCGACGTCACGGCGCTGGCGCCGCGCATCCTCAACACGCTGTCGGGCGGCGAGAAGGCCCGGGTTCACCTGGCACGGGCGCTGGCACAGCTCTGGCATCCGCGGCCCGATGGCGGCACGCGCTGGTTGCTGCTCGACGAGCCCACCGCGGCGTTGGACCTGGCCCACCAGCATTCGGCGATGCGCCTCTTGCGCGCCTGGGCGGCGCGCGGGGTGGGCGTGGTGGCCGTGCTGCACGACCTGAACCTGGCACGGCGTTATGCCGACGAGGTGGTGGTGCTGGGCGCTGCAGACGGTCTGCGGCAGGGGCCGACGGCCGAGGTGCTTCAGCCCGCGCTGATCGAATCGGTCTGGCGCATGCCCTGCCAGCCGGTCACCAGCGCGGACGGCACGGTGCAGTACCTGTTCGGCTGAGGCTCCGGCACCGGGGCGCGCTCAGGTCCAATCGAAAGTGAAGAGCGCGATCGAATCCTGCGGGTCGTAGAACAGCAGGATGCTGTCCGCGCCATGCAGACAGTAGTTGTAGCCCGGCACGTGCGCGATGAAGCGGAAGCGGCGGCCGTCCGCCGTGAGAGGGGCGGGGTCGCCCGCAGGATTCCGGTCGATGGGCCATTCGCTGCTCTCGGACCAATTGCCTTCGAAGGCTTCTCCCCCCAATTGCGCCAGCAGGGGCAGCGGGTCGCCGTCGCCGTCGAAGCCGCGAATTTCCTGACGCTTGTGCAGCAGCGCGAGGGTGTCCGGGTCGCGCACATTCCTGAAGCCGGTTCGCATGATGTCCAGTCGATGGCAGCTTGCGTAGTGCGCTCGCATCGCGGCAAAGGCCTGGTGCGAATCCTCGTGGCGGATATCGAGCTCGCTGCGAAACGACGGCGACAGGTCCGGATCGTTGACCTCGAAGTACCTCCAATCCCCGAGCAGCGTGTAGCGGTCGTCCTTCAGTCCGAAGGCCAGCCAGTTGGGGCGCAGGAATTCGCCGTGGTGGACCACCGTCGATTGACCGATCAATCCTTCATAGGGCTCGATCGGGCTCAGCATGTGGATGCGGCCTTCCCACGCGGGGTCGATAGCGCTCAGGTCGATGGCGCACAGCGGATGCAGATGCCGCGCGTACCGGTCGACGGGATCGCTGAAGACGTCGCCCGGGTCGGGGAACGGGTGCAGGAAGGGCGCGGGCTGGCGGATATCCGTGAGCATCTGCTATCAAAAATGGAGCAAATCAGTAGGTCAGCCGCTCCGGCCGAAGCTCCTGCAGGATCGTCGTCGCGATTTCCTCGATCGACTTGGTCGTGGTCGATAGCCAGCGGATGCCGGCGCGCCGCATCATCGCCTCGGCCTCGCTCACCTCGTGGCGGCAGTTCTCGAGGCTCGCGTAGCGCGAATCGGGCCGCCGCTCGTTGCGGATCTCGCTCAGGCGCTCGGGCTGGATCGTCAGGCCGAAGATCTTCTTGCGGTGCGGCATCAGCGCCGGCGGCAGCTGGCGGCGGTCGAAGTCTTCGGGGATCAGCGGGTAGTTGGCCGCTTTCAGGCCGTGCTGCATCGCCAGGTAGAGCGAGGTGGGCGTCTTGCCGCTGCGGCTCACGCCGACCAGGATCACGTCGGCGCCCTGCAGGTCGCGGTTGCTCTGGCCGTCGTCGTGCGCGAGGCTGAAATCGATGGCCGCGATGCGGGCGTTGTATTCCTTGCTCTTGCTCACGTCGCTGAAGCGGCCGATGCGGTGGTTCGATTTGACCGCCAGCTCGATTTCCAGCGGCCGCACGAAGGTGCCGAACATGTCCAGCAGCATGCCCTTGCAGCCGGTTTCGATCACTTCCAGCACGTCCATGTTGGCCAGCGTGGTGAAGACGATGGGCCGCACGCCTTCGAGTTCGGCCGTGTGGTTGATCTGCCGCACCGCCTGGTGCGCCTTGTCGACCGTGTCGGTGAATGGCAGCCGCACGTGGCGCGGCTTCATCTCGAACTGGGCCAGCACGGCGTTGCCGAAAGTCTCGGCGGTGATGCCGGTGCCGTCGGAAATGAAGAAAACAGTGCGTGTCTGCATGGTGTTGCTCTTGCGGCCTTGTCCTGCGGCGCGGGCGACCTTGCCACGCCTACAATCCGGTCCATTATCGGGAATCCGCTTTCCCAACCCCCATTCTTCTCATGCACGCCGCTTCCGCACCCAAAGCAACGACAACGATCGTGCCGTGCCGCCTGCATGCAGCACCGGTTTCAACTTCTGGAGCTTCCCCATGTCTGCACTTTTCGACGCGACCGCCCTGGTCGTACCGTTTGAAAACCTGAGAATGACCGACGTCGAGGCGGTTGGCGGCAAGAACGCCAGCCTCGGCGAAATGATCTCGCAGCTGCCGCAGGGCGTGCGGGTGCCGACCGGTTTCGCGACCACGGCCCATGCATTCCGCCAGTTCCTGGCCCACGACGGCCTGGCCGACAAGATCAGCAAGCGCCTGGCCGCACTGGACACCGAGGACGTGCGCGCCCTGGCCGTCGCCGGCGCCGAGATCCGCGCCATGGTCGAGGCCCAGCCCTTCCCGGCCGACCTGCAGAAAGCCATCGGCGAGGCCTTTGCCACGCTGAGCGCCGGCAACCCGTCCGCCTCGTTCGCCGTGCGTTCCTCGGCCACCGCCGAAGACTTGCCCGACGCTTCGTTCGCCGGTCAGCAGGAAACCTTCCTGAACGTGGTCGGCATCGAGGACGTGCTGCACAAGATGAAGGAGGTGTTCGCCTCCCTCTACAACGACCGCGCCATCAGCTACCGTGTGCACAAGGGCTTCGAGCACGACGTGGTCGCGCTCTCGGCCGGCGTGCAGCGCATGGTGCGCTCCGACCTCGGCGCCGCCGGCGTGATGTTCACCATCGACACCGAATCGGGCTTCGAAGACGTGGTGTTCATCACCTCGAGCTACGGCCTCGGCGAAACCGTGGTGCAGGGCGCCGTGAACCCCGACGAGTTCTACGTGCACAAGCCGACGCTGCGCGCCGGCAAGAAGGCCGTGATCCGCCGCAACCTCGGCTCCAAGCTGATCCAGATGGAGTTCGCGACGCCCGAAGAGAAAAAGGCGAGCGGCAAACTGGTGAAGACCACCGACGTCAAGGCCGAGCAGCGCAACCGCTATTCGCTGAGCGACGCCGACGTCGAGCAACTGGCCAAGTACGCCCTCGTCATTGAAGAACACTACGGCCGTCCGATGGACATCGAGTGGGGCAAGGATGGTACCGACGGCCATCTCTACATCCTGCAGGCGCGCCCCGAGACGGTGAAGAGCCAGCAGCAGGGCAAGGCCGAGCAGCGCTACAAGCTGCTGGGCAAGGGCACAGTGCTCGCGGAAGGCCGTGCCATCGGCCAGAAGATCGGCACCGGCCCTGTGCGCCTGGTGCACAACATCAGCGAAATGGACAAGGTCCAGGCCGGCGACGTGCTCGTCACCGACATGACCGACCCGAACTGGGAACCGGTGATGAAGCGCGCCGCCGCCATCGTCACCAACCGCGGCGGACGCACCTGCCATGCGGCCATCATCGCGCGCGAACTCGGCATTCCGGCCGTGGTCGGCTGCGGCGACGCGACCGACCTGCTGAAAGACGGCACGCTGGTCACCGTGAGCTGCGCCGAAGGCGACACCGGCTTCATCTACGACGGCCTGCTCGAGACCGAAGTGACCGAAGTGCAGCGCGGCGTGATGCCCGAAATCGACATCCAGCTGATGATGAACGTCGGCAACCCGCAGCTCGCCTTCGACTTCGCGCAACTGCCGAACCACGGCGTGGGCCTGGCGCGCCTGGAGTTCATCATCAACAACAACATCGGCGTGCACCCGAAGGCGATCCTGGACTACCCGAACGTCGACAACGACCTGAAGAAGGCCGTGGAGTCGGTGGCTCGCGGCCACGCTTCGCCGCGCGCCTTCTACGTCGACAAGGTGGCCGAGGGCATCGCGACCATCGCGGCGGCTTTCTGGCCCAAGAAGGTCATCGTGCGCCTGTCGGACTTCAAGTCGAACGAGTACCGCAAGCTGATCGGCGGCAGCCGCTACGAGCCGGAAGAAGAGAACCCGATGCTGGGCTTCCGCGGCGCGGCGCGCTACCTGAGCGCCGATTTCGGCGAAGCCTTCGCCATGGAATGCGAGGCGCTCAAGCGCGTGCGCAACGACATGGGCCTGGTCAACGTGCAGATCATGGTGCCCTTCGTGCGCACCCTGGGCCAGGCCGAGCGCGTGACCACGCTGCTGGGCGAGCATGGTCTGAAGCGCGGCGAGAACGATCTCAAGCTGATCATGATGTGCGAGGTGCCGAGCAACGCGATCCTGCCGGAAGAGTTCCTGAAGTTCTTCGACGGCTTCTCGATCGGCTCGAACGACCTGACCCAGCTCACGCTGGGCCTGGACCGCGATTCGGGGCTCGAGCTGCTGGCAGCCGACTTCGACGAGCGCGATCCGGCCATCAAGGCGCTGCTGAGCCGCGTCATCAAGGCCTGCAAGGCCGAAGGCAAGTACGTGGGCATCTGCGGCCAGGGCCCCAGCGACCATCCGGACTTCGCGCTCTGGCTGGCGGAAGAGGGGATCGAGTCGATCTCGCTCAATCCTGACAGCGTGATCGACACCTGGCAGCAACTGGCCAAGCGCTGAGCTTCGTCCGTCGCACCGGACTGCGGAAATCCCCATGGGGGGATTCCCGCGAGGCGTGGGTGTTTTTGAAACAAATTGCGTAATTGATGCCAGACTTCTGAGACTCACGGGCGTATCCCGGAAGGGAGAGACCACCATGATTCTTGTGAAGACGCCGGCCGGCCATCAGGCCCTGAAGGACCGCTCGGTCCCCATGACACCGCGCCAGCGCTCGGCGTTCATTCTTTTCGATGGCAAGCGCTCGGTCGACGAGGTGCTGGCCAACGGCATGGGCATCGTGCGCGAGGACATCGACCACATGGTCGCGCTGGGACTGCTGGAGGCGGCAGCGGGCAGTGCGACGTCACCTGCACCGACACCGATGGCGGGCGGCGCGCCGGCAGAGGCTCCGAAACCGGCCGCTTCTGCGGCTGGTTCCAGCTCTTCCGGCCGCAGCAAGCAGCAGCGCTACAAGGACGCCTACCCCATCGCCATCCAGCTCACGGGCAGTCTGGGTCTGATGGGGTTCCGGCTCAACCTGCAGGTCGAGGGTGCGACGAGCTACGAAGACCTGCTGGCGCTGGCGCCCAAGATCCGCGCCGCGGTCGGCCCCGAGAAGGCCGCCGCCCTGGACAAGGCCCTCAACGACTGAGGTGCCTTGCCGGATTGTCAATTCCAGGGCTATAATCGCCGGCTTTGCCTTGCCACACTGCGCCCGACGCTGCAGGTGGCTTTTCCTCTTCCTCGGAAGAATCCACAAGGAGTGCCATGCGTCACTACGAAATCATTTTGCTGATCCACCCGGATCAGAGCGAGCAAGTTCCGGCCATGCTGGAGCGCTACAAGGGCCTGATCACGGCCGGCGGTGGCAAGGTCCATCGCGTTGAAGACTGGGGCCGCCGCCAGCTGGCCTACCAGATCAACAAGCTCAACAAGGCGCACTACCTGTGCGTCAACATTGAAGCCGAGCAAACCGTGATGGGCGAACTGGAACACGCGTTCAAGTTCAACGATGCCGTGCTGCGTCACCTCACCGTCCAGAAGAAGAAGGCCGAAACCGGTCCTTCGTCGATGATGAAGACGGTCGAGCGCGAAGAAGCCCGCAAGGCCCAGCAGGCCGAATACGCCGCCAACAACAACTGATGGCGTGACTGCTGCCGCTCTGGCAACCGGTGTCAATCAGCTCTTGCTGACCGCCTCGGTTGCCGAACTCGGAGCCTTGCGATACACGCCCGCCGGTCTGCCCGCCATCGACCTTCGACTCGAACACGAGTCGACACTCGATGAAGCAGGCAAACCCCGGCAGGTGAAGACGGCCCTCAAGGCCGTTGCCTTCGGCGCCATCGCCGAACGGCTCGCAAGACAGTCGATGGGAAGTCTCTGGCGTTTTCAGGGTTTTCTCGCGACACCGGGCAACGGCAAGCATCCGGTCCTGCACATCCAGGATTTTCAGCAAGATTAATTTTCGACAAGAGGTCCCCAAATGGCCACGTTCAAGAAATTCAACAAAGACAAGCGCCCGAAGCGCAACACCCAGTCGCTGCTGTTCAAGCGCAAGCGCTTCTGCCGTTTCACCGTCGCTGGCGTCGAGGAAATCGACTACAAGGACATCGACACGCTGCGTGACTTCATCAGCGAAAACGGCAAGATCATCCCCGCACGCCTGACCGGCACGCGCGCGATCTACCAGCGCCAGCTCAACACCGCCATCAAGCGCGCCCGCTTCCTGGCCATGGTCCCGTACAGCGACCAACACCGCGTCT
This region of Variovorax sp. RKNM96 genomic DNA includes:
- a CDS encoding heme ABC transporter ATP-binding protein, with the translated sequence MTAGMGALSCAGVEVRIGAKTLLANASVELAPGRVTAILGPNGAGKSTLLSVLSGQREPTRGRTKLDGRPLADHGMPTLALRRALMPQESAVAFDFTAHDIVALGRYPHRRAPDRDEDGIIAEAMALTDVTALAPRILNTLSGGEKARVHLARALAQLWHPRPDGGTRWLLLDEPTAALDLAHQHSAMRLLRAWAARGVGVVAVLHDLNLARRYADEVVVLGAADGLRQGPTAEVLQPALIESVWRMPCQPVTSADGTVQYLFG
- a CDS encoding pyruvate, water dikinase regulatory protein is translated as MQTRTVFFISDGTGITAETFGNAVLAQFEMKPRHVRLPFTDTVDKAHQAVRQINHTAELEGVRPIVFTTLANMDVLEVIETGCKGMLLDMFGTFVRPLEIELAVKSNHRIGRFSDVSKSKEYNARIAAIDFSLAHDDGQSNRDLQGADVILVGVSRSGKTPTSLYLAMQHGLKAANYPLIPEDFDRRQLPPALMPHRKKIFGLTIQPERLSEIRNERRPDSRYASLENCRHEVSEAEAMMRRAGIRWLSTTTKSIEEIATTILQELRPERLTY
- a CDS encoding iron ABC transporter permease, which codes for MSQRLGARAVLGGSAVLLVAAFAVGAVSGAYAISLSQLWNVLTSLGQGGSNQSPEHLVFLNIRLPRLVLGVAAGAGLGMAGTLMQGLFRNPLADPGLIGISSGAALAAGITIVLGAWFWPVLPRTLGSWTLVVMAFGGGFLVTLLIYGLSRSEGGTRMALMLLAGIAINALAGAGLGLLSVMATDEQLRSLQFWLLGSLGGARWSAVILVCVAVFLSCWAAASLASPLNAIALGEAQAALLGVDVERTKRRAIVITAVAVGAVTATTGIIGFIGLIAPHWVRMVAGPDHRIVLPASALLGAALVLAADTVARTVMAPAELPLGVLTAFIGVPMFLLMLRHFRGRI
- the rpsF gene encoding 30S ribosomal protein S6, translating into MRHYEIILLIHPDQSEQVPAMLERYKGLITAGGGKVHRVEDWGRRQLAYQINKLNKAHYLCVNIEAEQTVMGELEHAFKFNDAVLRHLTVQKKKAETGPSSMMKTVEREEARKAQQAEYAANNN
- a CDS encoding ABC transporter substrate-binding protein, with the translated sequence MTDHHDSLLLPSARRRDVLRVLSASALGAAAWPAFAQDKRLPRLVTVSGAITEVVYILGAEGQLVGTDTTSLYPAAARGTPKVGYMRQLSAEGLLSLKPDAIIATNESGPTVVLDQIRTAGVKVEIIEADHTWGEVQRKVQAVGRAAAKEAQARELQGRLDAEWAQVQQRVGAAKGRKPKVLFVLSHSASPQVSGEKTAAHSVIGYAGGVNALGGFHGYRPMTAEAMASAAPDIILTSTQSIEAHGGIDRFWERPELALTPAYKKRALITQDALLLLGFGPRLPAAIGELHDKFQAALA
- the priB gene encoding primosomal replication protein N, translated to MTAAALATGVNQLLLTASVAELGALRYTPAGLPAIDLRLEHESTLDEAGKPRQVKTALKAVAFGAIAERLARQSMGSLWRFQGFLATPGNGKHPVLHIQDFQQD
- a CDS encoding VOC family protein, whose protein sequence is MSTALNVVEIKAFVPAKDFALSCDFYRDLGFTMASNEDGIAYFLHGNSSFLLQQFYVQSHAENFMMHLLVDDAHAWWAHVQAQRLAERYGISTTPPGERPWGMVDFTLADPSGVLWRIAHNIPRRG
- the rpsR gene encoding 30S ribosomal protein S18, whose product is MATFKKFNKDKRPKRNTQSLLFKRKRFCRFTVAGVEEIDYKDIDTLRDFISENGKIIPARLTGTRAIYQRQLNTAIKRARFLAMVPYSDQHRV
- the ppsA gene encoding phosphoenolpyruvate synthase, with the translated sequence MSALFDATALVVPFENLRMTDVEAVGGKNASLGEMISQLPQGVRVPTGFATTAHAFRQFLAHDGLADKISKRLAALDTEDVRALAVAGAEIRAMVEAQPFPADLQKAIGEAFATLSAGNPSASFAVRSSATAEDLPDASFAGQQETFLNVVGIEDVLHKMKEVFASLYNDRAISYRVHKGFEHDVVALSAGVQRMVRSDLGAAGVMFTIDTESGFEDVVFITSSYGLGETVVQGAVNPDEFYVHKPTLRAGKKAVIRRNLGSKLIQMEFATPEEKKASGKLVKTTDVKAEQRNRYSLSDADVEQLAKYALVIEEHYGRPMDIEWGKDGTDGHLYILQARPETVKSQQQGKAEQRYKLLGKGTVLAEGRAIGQKIGTGPVRLVHNISEMDKVQAGDVLVTDMTDPNWEPVMKRAAAIVTNRGGRTCHAAIIARELGIPAVVGCGDATDLLKDGTLVTVSCAEGDTGFIYDGLLETEVTEVQRGVMPEIDIQLMMNVGNPQLAFDFAQLPNHGVGLARLEFIINNNIGVHPKAILDYPNVDNDLKKAVESVARGHASPRAFYVDKVAEGIATIAAAFWPKKVIVRLSDFKSNEYRKLIGGSRYEPEEENPMLGFRGAARYLSADFGEAFAMECEALKRVRNDMGLVNVQIMVPFVRTLGQAERVTTLLGEHGLKRGENDLKLIMMCEVPSNAILPEEFLKFFDGFSIGSNDLTQLTLGLDRDSGLELLAADFDERDPAIKALLSRVIKACKAEGKYVGICGQGPSDHPDFALWLAEEGIESISLNPDSVIDTWQQLAKR